The nucleotide sequence CAGCGCAGATGTAGTGACAGTGACTGACTGGTGCCATGTTGGGGAGGCCGGAGACTTTGCCCGGGAGCCCTTTGCTGTCCGCTTCTATGCACCCAGCACAGGTAGGATTGCAGGGgattcccctgcctgcccccacttcctgccAGCCTGCGCTGGGGGCAGTACTTCTCCCCAGCTGAGatactgcagcaacagcagcatgggagcaggctggggagaatCACATCACCCCaacatctccctcccccagccatcaAAGACTTCGTGCTGCTCTCCCATCACACCAGCCCCCGGCATGCAGCCCGAGAGATCGACCAGCTCCATGCTGTCTGCCAGGAATTGAGTCAGCGCTGGGGAACACaggtggagggcagggagaggagggggtggtgagggcgtggccagcagcccaaggcAACCAGGGAGGAATAGAGAATGGTATCAGTAGTAGAGGGAGGGAAGTCAGGCACCTGGGCTCCTATCTGGCTCTCTACCCCCAGAACGTGATGGTGCTGGGGGACTTGAATGCAGGTGGGACCTATGTCCCCTCCAGTGCCTGGGGGTCCATCCAGCTGCGCCAGGACCCCAGCTTCCACTGGCTGATTGGAGACAGTGCAAACACCACAGTCTGCACACGAACCCACTGTGCCTACGACAGGTATGCaaggagccctgcagggggccagTATCCTCCCCTGGCAAAGGCTACTGGTTAACCCCCAGGGAATGCATCcattccctctgcagcccccaaaCAGGAAGCTCTAGCTCCCTCCCTGTTACTGCTCCCTCGCACCTAATAGGGCtactggggagcaggagaggggcacCCCCACGACCAGCATGTGCCCACAGGTGGCAGAGGCACAATGCCCCTGGCAGTGCCCTGGCCCTTCCCACACATCCTCCACCTGCCCTGAGGTGCACCAGAGAACCCCTAAGGATTGTTTGGGTGGGGAGAAGTTACACTGCCATTGTGCCCTTCCCTTGTCCCCCAAGGATCGTGGTAcagggggaggagctgctgcaagcTGTGGTGCCTGGCTCAGCCAAACCTTACAACTtcgcctgcagcctggggctgtcaGAGCAAGAGGTGAGGGCCTCAACATGGCTCACTGGGGCATGAGGGCAGAGAGCCCTCGCTTCTCTCCAGATACCAGAAAGGGGCAGAGAGCCTGTGGTAACAGTTAAGACTCCTGTTTTCTCCCACATAAAGAGGAGTTCACGCCCCTTGACCCCACCCCTGCTGATTTCTCCCTCCCACAGGCCCTGCAGGTCAGCGACCACTACCCTGTGGAAGTAAACCTGCACCTAGACAAACATGCACCCCAGCGAATGTGATCAGCCCCCAGGTGAAGTACCTGTCCTTCCCACAGGGgtccagctgccccaggctccccccatTCTCCCCACAGCACACACAGGTGGAACAATAGAGACCAATGCTTTTATTCCTGGTGGGGGCACCTGGGATGAGCAGCAGACTCAAGCAGCATGCAGGGCTCGCCACTTGTCCAGGGGCCCCCGGCTGGGGATGTACTTTACGCCACAACCATCAGGCAGCAGCCGCTTCTCCGCCACCATTTCCTCAAACTGGTCTGCATTGAACTTGGTGAAGCCCCATTTCTTCGAGATGTGGATCTGgg is from Carettochelys insculpta isolate YL-2023 chromosome 22, ASM3395843v1, whole genome shotgun sequence and encodes:
- the DNASE1L1 gene encoding deoxyribonuclease-1-like 1, with the protein product MHPLALMLFWLGLASASFRICSFNAHNFGEAKAGSAHVLRWLVQILVRCDITALQEVRDARGTAMRALLQELNRYDPSHSYTQLGSQRLGHGTYKEQIIFVYRADVVTVTDWCHVGEAGDFAREPFAVRFYAPSTAIKDFVLLSHHTSPRHAAREIDQLHAVCQELSQRWGTQNVMVLGDLNAGGTYVPSSAWGSIQLRQDPSFHWLIGDSANTTVCTRTHCAYDRIVVQGEELLQAVVPGSAKPYNFACSLGLSEQEALQVSDHYPVEVNLHLDKHAPQRM